The Camelina sativa cultivar DH55 chromosome 16, Cs, whole genome shotgun sequence sequence TGGAATAACAAGGTTTTTTTAAAGATACTGGTGGCTCCCATTCTTTCGTAAACTCCTCGAAACTATGACCCTCTCTGAATTCGATTGTGACTTATTTGACTTTTTTCGAGAATATCACGTCTGGCAATTTCATGTTGTTTCGACAGGTACATGGTTGGACATGTGTTAGTGTTACTCTTTTGTTTCCAACAATCTTACAACATACTGAGTGACTGTACTATATTTTATGATTACTAATAATGAGATTACATGatatacttataaaaaaattatacacacCCGTCTATTTCAGTTACatatacaaagaagaaaaagaaaaaaaaatgggtaatAAGAGTGCCTAAACTTGTTCTTCCTTTCCGTGGAGAGGAAGAAAGCGATATTGCTGGTGTTCTCTGGATCCAATAATTGGAGGAAACGTGTCAACAATATGGAGGTGACTTTGTTGCAATTTCAAAGTTGAACTGAACAACGAGAAAGCCAAATCTGCTGTTGCTGCTTcttctaaaattttgttgttttactgACATACtttgattttgagatcaagTTTTAGTCGTTCTCTGTTTTgtgcatttttttgtttaacatgaAATGGTAGGTATAAtagtatttttcattttaatatcaGAGAGAGTGTTAGTAGTTgggtttttaccttttttagtaTCGTCTGATGGGTAATCAATCCAATGACTAGACCAATTTAATCCTTTTCATTATACCAAATCCCACACATGTCTTGGTTTATTAGACAAAGCCTTCCTTACCTAACGAATAAAAACTAAAGGAGGTATCTTCTTCCCACACAGAGCCATTAAGATTCCATAGTATCAGGGTCCAATTTGACAGAGAATCTCTCGTACATGGCATCAATGGCTCTTCCTTTGCTCCAACATTCTCTAGATCCCATCTCTGCATCTCCCACAGTttcaaaatctcttcttttcccCCAAAATGCCCTTTCTCGTACACTCTCTCCTCGCCGGAGTATTCCCAAGTCTTCCGTCTGTCACTCTCGGAGTTCGCCTCCGACGCAATATACAATAGTTCATCGGAAGCACATTTCCCTGAATGACTCTCTCTACTCACGTTTAGTTTTCAAATGCAGAAACCATGATGAGCCTAAGTCAACGACCATTTCTTCTGAGCTTGCCCTTGATGCAAAGTCTGCAAAGTCGGAAACTTTACAGCAAATGGATGGTTTGGAGATTACCCACGAAGCtaaaaaaggaaagagtttcTGGGCTGCCGTTAGTTTGATCATTGGAACCGCCGTTGGTCCTGGAATGCTCGGCCTCCCAGCTGCAACTATCAGATCCGGTTCAATCCCATCGACCATTGCTTTACTTTGTTCTTGGGTTTACGTCATTTCCTCTATACTTCTCGTGGCTGAGCTCAGCTTTGCAGCCATGGAAGAAGACAATGCAGCTGAGGTTAGCTTCACAGGACTTGCAACCAAATCCTTTGGGAAcaaatttggggtttttgttgcttttgtgtATGCTTCACTGAGTTTCTCTTTGGTGGTTGCTTGTGTCTCGGGTATTGGCTCTATTTTGTCTCAATGGTTTCCTTCCTTGAATCCATTCTTGGCCAATGCTATTGTCCCTCTAGTCTCCGGAATCTTGATTGGTTTTTTCCCTTTCGATGCCATTGATTTCACTAACAGGGGTCTCTGCTTCCTCATGCTCTTCTCTATAACTTCACTTGTGGCCATAGGTTTATCTGTGGCTAGGTCCAATGTATTAGCCTCGTT is a genomic window containing:
- the LOC104749547 gene encoding uncharacterized protein LOC104749547, producing the protein MASMALPLLQHSLDPISASPTVSKSLLFPQNALSRTLSPRRSIPKSSVCHSRSSPPTQYTIVHRKHISLNDSLYSRLVFKCRNHDEPKSTTISSELALDAKSAKSETLQQMDGLEITHEAKKGKSFWAAVSLIIGTAVGPGMLGLPAATIRSGSIPSTIALLCSWVYVISSILLVAELSFAAMEEDNAAEVSFTGLATKSFGNKFGVFVAFVYASLSFSLVVACVSGIGSILSQWFPSLNPFLANAIVPLVSGILIGFFPFDAIDFTNRGLCFLMLFSITSLVAIGLSVARSNVLASFGQSCWKVSTILPAVPVMVLTLGFHVITPFICNLAGDSVSDARSAILVGGIVPLAMVLSWNLIVLGLARITVPAVPSSSIDPISLLLSVNPSALSAVQGFAFSALATSLIGYSVSFPKQLLDTWKLVSKQSNGNGNGRTGSVSFSSKEGNKRTNGRVLYSEPARARDGFEAVVMLFVLGVPALIATFYPSTFSRALDFAGVYANCFLFGVLPPAMAYIQQSRKKLRSWVLPGGNFTLLILFVIANILGIWH